In Daucus carota subsp. sativus chromosome 4, DH1 v3.0, whole genome shotgun sequence, one DNA window encodes the following:
- the LOC108219281 gene encoding uncharacterized protein LOC108219281 isoform X1, with the protein MTSFYICVFLVSFFAPEIAFSLAELPSQYQPELPPCMPSELLFVNTSQHGVGQTSNRTFARRLAPSEGNFNYWRLLFFHSDTYFQAEMTFVWQMEIILDSCHGKGSFSGLEVSLIMLKRSLSGELIIFPRLLILPVTAYTELRHRQVGSGQISAGSTIATQTLLPTLQLLWLLEQLFSSTIKLITNQTFSYKYNSLIIKL; encoded by the exons ATGACCTCTTTTTACATTTGTGTCTTTTTAGTGTCTTTCTTTGCGCCCGAGATAGCTTTTTCACTTGCAGAGCTCCCATCTCAATATCAGCCGGAGCTTCCGCCATGCAT GCCATCTGAGTTGTTGTTTGTGAATACGTCGCAGCACGGAGTCGGCCAGACCTCTAATCGCACCTTCGCTCGCCGTCTCGCCCCTTCTGAG GGGAATTTTAATTATTGGAGGCTACTGTTTTTTCACTCTGATACATACTTTCAAGCCGAAATGACCTTCGTTTGGCAGATGGAAATCATTTTGGACAGCTGTCACGGAAAAGGCTCATTTAGTGGATTAGAG GTGAGCTTAATCATGTTAAAGAGATCATTGAGTGGGGAACTGATTATTTTCCCAAGACTTCTAATTCTACCGGTCACAGCATATACCGAACTGCGGCACAG ACAAGTAGGATCGGGTCAAATCTCAGCTGGAAGTACAATAGCTACTCAGACCTTGCTGCCCACATTGCAGCTGCTTTGGCTTCTGGAACAATTATTTTCAAGCACAATAAAGCTTATTACAAATCAAACatttagttataaatataattcgctgattattaaattataa
- the LOC108219110 gene encoding uncharacterized protein LOC108219110, whose translation MNTTESINSGVAAPEIDEIRSEIDDDERENEDIDNEFGELNSQDGEEDDEEAELSPKLAEGFYEIETVRRKRVRKGQVQYLIKWRGWPETANTWEPYENLVSCFDVIEAFEEGLRSGKHRSRKRKRRSTGLVPQGKKKTQGTPGASTSSPVTAGKVKFDEGNFIIPFVGDVSHEDGGWSEMGGIINDDAIGQGNGNGSVGIPPHVEEEKDGYEKDVNVGESTGTQLTNRGSGLLDINNLESQICFENGHQRDDSEGLDQANVRLRKRRKAASVKRFSQEQTAQPALITNYAAIDQGNGKKSVDIRQQVDEGRNHYDMDVNHGEYAGTPLINWSSNRVAVDILELKTSEAVCFENGHQKFDGVGQVQANVRLRKRRKVASLERFSPEQTPQTTRVTSYATIEQGNGNKSVDIPLQVEEGRDNYEMDVNPGEYAGTTLINWGSGRIGVDVLESNTSETICFEKGHQKVNGEGLVQANGRLRNRRKATSVKRFSQEQTPRVTYYAATGQGNGNESIDIPLQVEGKDHYEMDVNPGGYAGTPVINGDSSRMAADILESRTSEAFFFENGHQKVDGEGLVQANGRLRNRRKAASVKRFNQEQTPCVTNYAAQDLTTKNTRAGGIAGQNWDKNSVHRSTSDNSADTFSITEIIKPISFSSSGSIADILVTFMAKRSDGKEVMVDNKYLKANYPLLLINYYEQHLNYNATAGPDRSGREYLTG comes from the exons ATGAACACCACTGAATCCATCAATTCCGGCGTGGCGGCGCCGGAAATCGACGAAATTAGAAGCGAAATCGACGATGACGAGAGAGAAAATGAAGATATTGACAATGAATTTGGTGAGTTGAACTCACAGGATGGAGAAGAAGACGATGAAGAAGCTGAACTAAGCCCTAAGCTTGCTGAAGGCTTCTACGAAATCGAAACTGTTCGTCGAAAGCGAGTTCGAAAG GGGCAAGTTCAGTATCTAATTAAGTG GCGGGGATGGCCGGAGACGGCGAACACTTGGGAGCCGTATGAGAATCTTGTATCGTGTTTCGATGTTATTGAAGCATTTGAAGAGGG CTTGCGGTCAGGGAAGCATAGATCACGCAAGCGTAAACGGAGGTCTACTGGCTTGGTGCCTCAAGGTAAGAAGAAGACACAGGGTACTCCTGGTGCGTCTACTTCTAGTCCAGTAACTGCTGGGAAGGTTAAGTTTGATGAGGGAAACTTTATCATTCCTTTTGTTGGTGATGTGAGTCACGAAGATGGTGGTTGGTCGGAAATGGGAGGTATCATTAATGATGATGCAATAGGGCAAGGTAATGGAAATGGATCTGTTGGCATTCCTCCACATGTTGAAGAAGAGAAAGATGGGTATGAAAAGGATGTAAACGTTGGTGAATCTACTGGCACACAATTGACCAATAGGGGCTCAGGTTTGTTGGACATAAATAATCTGGAGTCGCAAATTTGCTTTGAAAATGGACATCAAAGAGATGACAGTGAGGGACTAGACCAAGCTAACGTCCGCCTGAGGAAAAGAAGGAAGGCTGCATCTGTGAAAAGGTTTAGCCAAGAACAAACCGCACAACCCGCACTTATAACAAATTATGCTGCAATAGATCAAGGAAATGGAAAGAAATCTGTTGATATTCGTCAACAAGTTGATGAGGGAAGAAATCACTATGACATGGATGTAAACCATGGTGAATATGCTGGCACACCATTGATTAATTGGAGCTCTAACAGGGTTGCCGTAGATATTTTGGAGTTGAAGACATCAGAGGCAGTTTGCTTTGAAAATGGACATCAAAAGTTTGATGGGGTGGGACAAGTCCAAGCTAACGTCCGCTTGAGGAAAAGAAGGAAGGTTGCATCTTTGGAACGGTTCAGCCCAGAACAAACTCCGCAAACCACACGTGTAACAAGTTATGCTACAATAGAGCAAGGAAATGGAAATAAATCTGTTGATATTCCTCTACAAGTTGAAGAAGGAAGAGATAATTATGAAATGGATGTAAACCCTGGTGAATATGCTGGCACAACATTGATTAATTGGGGCTCAGGTAGGATTGGCGTAGATGTTTTGGAGTCGAATACTTCAGAAACAATTTGCTTTGAAAAAGGACATCAGAAGGTTAATGGGGAGGGATTAGTTCAAGCCAATGGCCGCTTGAGAAATAGAAGGAAGGCTACATCTGTTAAAAGGTTTAGCCAAGAACAAACCCCGCGTGTAACATATTATGCTGCAACAGGGCAAGGAAATGGAAATGAATCCATTGATATTCCTCTACAAGTTGAAGGAAAAGATCACTATGAAATGGATGTAAACCCTGGTGGATATGCTGGCACCCCAGTGATCAATGGGGACTCGAGCAGGATGGCAGCAGATATTTTGGAGTCAAGGACAtcagaagcatttttctttgaAAATGGACATCAAAAGGTTGACGGGGAGGGACTAGTTCAAGCTAATGGCCGCTTGAGGAATAGAAGGAAGGCTGCGTCTGTGAAACGGTTTAACCAAGAACAAACCCCGTGTGTAACAAATTATGCTGCACAAGATCTGACAACAAAAAACACTCGTGCTGGTGGTATAGCTGGACAAAACTGGGATAAAAATTCTGTTCACAGGAGCACGTCTGACAATAGTGCAGATACATTTTCTATCACCGAGATTATCAAGCCAATAAGCTTTTCATCTTCAGGATCTATAGCGGACATCTTAGTGACCTTTATGGCCAAGAG ATCCGATGGAAAAGAAGTGATGGTTGATAATAAATACCTCAAGGCTAATTATCCTCTTCTG TTGATCAATTACTACGAGCAACATCTGAACTATAATGCTACAGCAGGACCGGACAGATCTGGGAGAGAATATTTGACCGGATAA
- the LOC108219281 gene encoding uncharacterized protein LOC108219281 isoform X3: protein MHHGVGQTSNRTFARRLAPSEGNFNYWRLLFFHSDTYFQAEMTFVWQMEIILDSCHGKGSFSGLEVSLIMLKRSLSGELIIFPRLLILPVTAYTELRHRQVGSGQISAGSTIATQTLLPTLQLLWLLEQLFSSTIKLITNQTFSYKYNSLIIKL from the exons ATGCAT CACGGAGTCGGCCAGACCTCTAATCGCACCTTCGCTCGCCGTCTCGCCCCTTCTGAG GGGAATTTTAATTATTGGAGGCTACTGTTTTTTCACTCTGATACATACTTTCAAGCCGAAATGACCTTCGTTTGGCAGATGGAAATCATTTTGGACAGCTGTCACGGAAAAGGCTCATTTAGTGGATTAGAG GTGAGCTTAATCATGTTAAAGAGATCATTGAGTGGGGAACTGATTATTTTCCCAAGACTTCTAATTCTACCGGTCACAGCATATACCGAACTGCGGCACAG ACAAGTAGGATCGGGTCAAATCTCAGCTGGAAGTACAATAGCTACTCAGACCTTGCTGCCCACATTGCAGCTGCTTTGGCTTCTGGAACAATTATTTTCAAGCACAATAAAGCTTATTACAAATCAAACatttagttataaatataattcgctgattattaaattataa
- the LOC108219281 gene encoding uncharacterized protein LOC108219281 isoform X2, protein MTSFYICVFLVSFFAPEIAFSLAELPSQYQPELPPCMPSELLFVNTSQHGVGQTSNRTFARRLAPSEGNFNYWRLLFFHSDTYFQAEMTFVWQMEIILDSCHGKGSFSGLEVSLIMLKRSLSGELIIFPRLLILPVTAYTELRHRRGDLGFSCCLRPSSDL, encoded by the exons ATGACCTCTTTTTACATTTGTGTCTTTTTAGTGTCTTTCTTTGCGCCCGAGATAGCTTTTTCACTTGCAGAGCTCCCATCTCAATATCAGCCGGAGCTTCCGCCATGCAT GCCATCTGAGTTGTTGTTTGTGAATACGTCGCAGCACGGAGTCGGCCAGACCTCTAATCGCACCTTCGCTCGCCGTCTCGCCCCTTCTGAG GGGAATTTTAATTATTGGAGGCTACTGTTTTTTCACTCTGATACATACTTTCAAGCCGAAATGACCTTCGTTTGGCAGATGGAAATCATTTTGGACAGCTGTCACGGAAAAGGCTCATTTAGTGGATTAGAG GTGAGCTTAATCATGTTAAAGAGATCATTGAGTGGGGAACTGATTATTTTCCCAAGACTTCTAATTCTACCGGTCACAGCATATACCGAACTGCGGCACAG AAGAGGGGATTTGGGTTTTTCATGCTGCTTGAGGCCATCTTCTGACTTGTGA